TAAACACCAACCACATGTTCCAACTTTGTTAACGTACATAATTAAAACGAGATCTAAAAGAAATGGGCTTCCTCAATTATCACAttgcttttaatttttttttttttttttgatgtaatATTTCAAGAGATTGTGTTATTAACATTCGTATACGTGATTTACCTATCTTGATCTTTTTAATATTTCAAATACAATAGTTGTGACTAATATCATGGTTGATTTTGGGgttgttttgatttgatttttgcCTTTGGATAATGATTCGTATCGAAGTGAATCAATGTGGATGTTAAATAATTTTGGGAATttgaattttaataatctcaGCTAGAGGTGGTTGGTCAATATTAAATCCACTTTTAAATATTGTCATTGACAGTCATaccttttaaatattttttttcacCGCATCTTCATTAATCCGTTACGTTTTTCTTTCGAATTTCAAACtgatgttttatggattttgatcagaacgagaatACGAGTCGATTAATATAAAACTTAcatcgaaacggtgctccaaacgatgaaaacggtgtttcgattcgggtgtttaaacttctaattaacaaaaaatcaagccgtttggagcaccgtttcgaggtaagttttacgtcaatcgactcgtattctcgttctgatcaaaaggcCCATAACATCAGTTcgaaaattcagaaaaaaaaaacttaactccgttaagtttttttagcGGATGTGCAgtgagaaaaaaatatataaaaggtGGGATCGCCAGTGACAATATTCAAAAGTGGGTCTTATATTGTCCAACCAcctctaggtgagattattaaaatctaaattCTCAATAACTTTCTATTAGTTTCAAATCCGTACTTGTTACGCATTTGGGGTGAGTATGGGTTTTTTCTTTTTGGATATGGGCTAAAACCGAACCTATAACAAATGTTTGGGTTTTTTAGATTTTCATAACCAATTGGTTTCGATTATAAATGGTATAGTTAGTTCAGTCTTTAAAAAAAGATTTCCATTTAATTACGAGTAAACCGCAGACTTTAGACATGGGTGCATTAAACTAAGAGAAGTACAGTTAGTTAAGTCCAATCACACTTTCAACCCTCATTTGAAATGAACGAACACTCCAGTCTTTGTGGTTGTCGATTGCTCGCAATCAAGAACCTCTCACTAACTGCCATTAGTTGAACGTTAGGATTATGGTTAAAAGACCATAATACACTTaagggactgaaattgcaataCGAATAAGTCATCCCCTTTATAGTCCCTACAACACACGACCCACCACATCCCTGCTTCTTGCATTCGAACATCTTGGACATCATAACGTTTTTTTAGCCAAAATCATTGACATCACAACCTTTAACTACCTGGTAAATAAACGAAATaatagattttaataatctcaactattaaCGGTTGGTTGGCAAGGGTTTCAACTTCAAAATAACTAGTGGTGGTCCTACctttttcacatattgtaaaccaaTGAACAATTACCAATAGAAtcttaatttctttttgttcccTTTTCCTTTTCTGTTAGTAAAGGTTTAttggtttacaatatgtgaaaaagTGAGACCACCACTGATTATTTTTTTAAGTTGAGACCGTTGCCAACGAttaatagttgagattattaaaatccattattacGAAATAAACAAAACTTTTTTGGCCAAATGTAAAACTTAAAAAACAATACACATTCTTAGAATCCAATTTCCTTTAATTGAAATGTTTTTGAACGACAATTTTTTTATTCCTAtctgttggtgcagtttttgtgtccGATGTTGTTCGAATAGATTATATTACTTTTTACGCtgattatgtaatagttagtgaaacggtcaaacggactagtatagacccgctcgtttgaagtggtcaaacgaaagagttattcgtttgaccgtgtgtgttttcAAATGACCTTCCACATAAAGGTGGTCTTTCATGTGGAGGTggtgtggctataaataccacACTTAATTCATTTGCAAAGTTTTAAGGTTTTAGACTgcgggagagatcaccacttggtctctccccggatgtatgctCCTTTGGTATTGTTTGGCTAGCTTGTAATCGGGCAGATTTGTAATGTTATGCTACCAAATTTATACAAGAAAGTTGTTTATCCGTCTCTAATCTTCCGTCTTTGAACAtcaacacacactaatcacgggtTTCGGTCCGGAAATACAAACCAACACTATCGtatgtgggacttgaacccaagacctccctcTCCCGAGGTGTTTAAAGGCTCTGTCTTTACCAATGGACCATCACCCCATTGATCTTTAATTGAATTAATCGAATCAAATCGATATAAAGCCAACCTTAAtaaatttttatgttttataaataATGTGCTTTACAGAAAGGTTTCATTATATTTTtcagagtaaactgccatttttgttcatgaggtttggtcacttttgctactttagtccaatactcaaaccttttgcatttgggtccctgtggtttcagttttattgtcattttggtccaaaagtgaaatcaggtcatatttatcttataacatctgctattttgtccttttcctcagaggcaaaatggtcattatatagatgaaaaaatgtttaaataaaaacatactctactctctctctctctctctctctctctctctctaaaagcAGAGAAATAACTCCATCTTCCCCAAATGCAACAAACCCTAATACTCTAATCAAGCCGACCGATCTGCTTCACAGCAACAATCGATCTGATGCCGGCAGCTAGTCGACCGTTCTTATGAATCATCAAGTTTTGATCTTCTTCACAAAAACAATAAATCCGATTCAGGTTCCGATCCGCTTCACAATCATCAGAATGTTCCATATTTCATCCCCATCCTTCATCTTTTAAATCAGGTTCAGTTTTGATGTTTGAAGATGCAGATGGACAGTGGCGCAACTATGAAGGGGCCGGAGGGGGCACCCGACCCTtcaaacttttcgctcagtagtgttatgtatgtatgttttggatagaattttttaggtatatacgttttcgacccccggttttataaaaaaaaaaataatttttttaggtatatacttttaggtccggtgacttccgaccccctagtggaaattttcaagcttcgccactgaagATGAAGTgtatttatgatgtttgtttgtttatcttTTTATCAAATCAAATTCATTTTTAGGTTTCTTGATTAGGATTTATCTAATTGATTTGATTTGGGATAGAAAAATGAAAACTTGGAGCTTCAAGATTcagtttcttgattcttgattcacATTGTGTATTTGTGTGAAAATGGATATAAAGTGCATTTGTGTATTTGTGTGAAAATGGATATGAAGTGCATGTTTGATGTTTGTATATTTATCTTTTGTACAAATTGATGACTTACAAGCattaaatcatcatcaacaatgtCACCAAACTGGCCGATTTGcttcacaacaacaacaatcgaTCCAACGCCGAAAGCTAGGCGACCGTTCTTATGAACCATCAAGTTCCGATCTGCTTCACAAGAACAATAAATTCGATTCAGGTTCCGATCTGCTTCACAATCATCAGAATGTTCCATATTTCATCCCCATCCTTCATCTTTTAAATCAGGTTCAGTTTTGATGTTTGATAAAGACGCTAGATTAGGGTATTAGGGTTTGTTGCATTTGTGGAAGATGAAGTTATTTCTCTGCTTTTAGAGAGAGAGTGTGTACAgagtttgtttttatttaaacatTTTTTCATCTATATAATGACCATTTTGCTCCTGAGAAAAAGAACAAAATAGCAGGATGttataaggctatagggtgtggtcatgaccctcatgaccatcATGACCCTCTATGTTAGTGCCATGTAACTCATctttaatccaccatccaaaaccactaccctaagggtatggtcatgacccaaaccattagccccttatttattatctttgtctaaacaaaaaggaaatgatttgttgaaaaatggaaaggaggaccatggttgctatggtttaatccatgcaaaccatggtggatcaatcaagggggtgatgtagccttccattcatgttcctaggtggcaaaccatgtcccaaccatgatccccacaccctatagcctaagacaaatatgacctgatttcacttttggaccaaaatggcaataaaactgaaaccacagggacccagatgcaagagctttgagttttggactaaaatggcaaaagtgaccaaacctcagggaccaaaatggtagtTTACTTTATTTTTCATGTATAGTGTATCGattattcttttttttataaatcaaaaaGATTTATCTATTGTTTCACGGGTACTCCTTAAGGTAGAAACAATCCGTCAGCTCTACCCTTGTGTGTGGCGGCGGTGTTGTAACACCACAACGAACCCGGGGAAGGCACCCATATGGGTGCCCCGTCCCCCTTAATAAACATACTTGTATGGTTATTCACAATTATTTGAAATGTGATGCCGAAGGATCAAAGTTATATAACATACTCTCCTATGGAAGGGGAATTTGTAGCTTTACTTTTGTAAAGAAGAATGACCGGTGGTGTACCATGAATTAGTGATAAGCCAAAAGATATGCTCACTGCTTTCTATCAAAGAACAATGTTGTAATCTCTATAATTATTTCACGCtttaacaaaaaaataataagagTTTGTGAAGAAACGAAAGACAAGATTTAATTaatgtttttattgttttttagtttTTCATGGATTTACTCTAAACCAACATTGTAATCCCAATGGGGATGATAACCTTATCTAGCAATGCGCTTGCGTATGTACTCACTTCAAATTCTCAATTAGCAATGCTCCTCTCtctctatgtatatatatatatgcacatgttttttttttgtataaatatAGATGAATGTGTCATAAAGAAGACAAGAAAACATGAAAACTCTACAGGTTTTGTGTAGGCTAATCTTTCTGATATGTTTATTAAGAGAAAGTAAAGCGGATGAAACACAAAGTAATGGAGTTTATATTGTATATATGGGTTCTGCGGCCAACTCGAGGAACAACCATAATCTACTTCTAACTTCCCTAGTAGAAAGGTAACACCCCCCTTAcaatatgttttgtttttgtttgtttgtttgtttgtttgtttttattattattattattattattattattttttttttttttgcgtttcAACCATTTTTTTACTCATTTAATTGGTGGGTCCCATTTTAGTTTTTGTAAACTGAACTTGGCCCGTTTACTAAAAATGAGTTGATTTGTGTTATGTTTCATAATGGATAAAATGGGTACATTTTTAGGATAATATATGGAAACCACCCAAGTAATCTCACTCATGTACTAAAAGTGCCACATGTATGCCACTCCTGTTTTAACCATTGACTAAGTTAAGTTAACTATTGAGTATAGTCGACCTCAAGCCTGAGCCCGAGCTTCATAACCAGAGCTTGGCTAGGCTCGCGAACATCGAGCTTATTACTTACACGAATGCaataacttttatttaatatagcaaaaatacaaaatataaaaaatattattattctGTATATAATTAAGATAAATATAACTAAACAATTTATCTGTTATAACATGTATTTGTGTTTAGCTTTATTGTAAAAATAGAGCATTTGCTATCAAATTTAACACAGTTTATTTATAACAAATTGAAAAGATTTGGACACAAGTGTTTTGGATCAACCCATAAAAAGGTTGTATCgtacattttgacccgttatccaACTAGACAGCTCAACCCAATCATGCTTGGGATGATTTAATGAAAAATATACCTTATCTTGAGCTAGGAAAAGGAATGCAGTTGTGCATAACTACCAAAACAGTTTCTTGGGATTTGCGGCCCGTTTAACGAAAGAAGAGGCAAATGATATCGCACGACAACCCGGGGTAGTATCAGTTTTCCCAGACCCACTCTTGAAGCTTCACACAACACGTTCATGGGATTTCCTGCAATACCAAACAAGTGTCGAAACCAACTTAAGACCAAGTGATAAATACAACTATTCAAGTTCAAATGCAGCTTCAGATATCATCATAGGCATTATGGACACAGGTACTTCCCCAAAACTACaggttaataaaataaaaatcacaAAGCGGGTAGCACAGTGGTAACCAACTTGTTGAGTCCCTCTAGCAAAGCTCTGAAGTTCGAATCAAGTGCCCCCCACCTGCCGAGCGCAAGCTATGTTTTACCTAGTTGGGTCATGTGAGCTTCCAACGGGTTTTCACGGTTACCAAAAAATACCTGCTTTCCCATCTCTAGGCGGAACACTTATGAAGTTATCACAATGCAAAATGCATCTATATCTATAACTTTCTTTTGTTTTAAATATGGTAACCTTAGGCATTTGGCCGGAATCCGAGAGCTTCAGTGATGAGGGTTTTGGTCCTATTCCATCAAAATGGAAAGGAACTTGCATGCAAACCGATGATTTCACAGCTGCAAACTGTAATAGGTAACTTTGAAGATATAACTTATTGCCAATCATATTAGGATTTTGAACTAGTAACCAAATGTATAAAAAAATCACAAGATTATTCTTTTACTAGTATAATTTTTCAATCAAATCCAAATACTTTTATTATATTGTTATAAAATTCAAAGAAACAAACCAAGAAGATTAAGCAAAATCTCAACTGACCGACTTTGCACGACGGTATGCGCTACCATAAAAAAACTTTAAGCTTATGCACTCTAATAACATATATATTGTATATAaggttaagttattctacaaagtctTCTAAaagtaagaagtgtaagaaggctTTACAGAGTGACAAGTGGGTGATGGGTGGcggtggttaggttttttttttttttttttttttttttttttttgtgtagtgggtttttttaggagcctttgtatacttcttatttttaggagcctttgtatttgatcctagtCCATATCCCTGAACTAACGTTGATAGGAGGAAAAACTGAGTCACATTTGTATGTTAACAACGAAACCTGAATAATAAGTTTACCAGGAAACTAATTGGAGCGCGGTATTACAAAGCTGGAGGTGCTTTTAACTCTCCAAGGGACGATCATGGGCACGGGACTCACGTTGCTTCAACAGCTGCGGGCAACACCATACATAAAGCATCTTATTACGGGCTTGCTATGGGCTCAGCCAAGGGCGGTTTTCCTGGTTCGAGAATTGCATCCTATCGGGTTTGTGGAGTTATAGGCTGTCAAGGATCAAACATATTGGCTGCTTTTGATGATGCTATAGAAGATGGTGTGGATGTATTATCATTATCTCTTGGTGCATCAGCCGCAGATGGACCGAACTTTCACAGAGATCCTGTTGCCATTGGAGCCTTTCATGCAACTGAAAAAGGGATCACAGTGGTTTGTTCGGCAGGAAACGATGGCCCGAGTACGGGGTCTGTTGTCAATGTTGCTCCCTGGATCCTAACCGTTGCAGCTAGTTCAATTGACCGCGATTTTCAGGCTGATATCACACTGGGTGACCAAACAGTAATACAGGTAACCATTTACTTACAGGTCAAGCGTTACGTCTAACTGATCAAACGAGTACAAAAACTTGCCTAAAAGGAAATGGGATAGATGAGTTAAAACTTAAAAATCGCCCAAAAGTCTATTATTAATGCATCAAATCGTATcattgaaaataaataaatttttaaagAATTTAGAAATCATATTTGAACACAGAAGTATTTGGCCAACTCGATCATTACCAAAATACCCGTTTATTTGGTACTGACACATACACGTTTTGTGTCGAATTAAAGGGTGGAGGCATAAACTTCGGTGAGTTACAAACATCTCCAGTATACCCGTTGCTTTATGGGAACACAGCCAAAAGAAACTCTAGCAAAGAAATTGATGCGAGGTAACTCTATCAACAATTATTCCATAAGGTGTTCTCATCTTTTAAATACAGGTGAAAAAATAGGCGGGTCGGATAAATTTTGGTAATGGTCAAGTTGGTTGGCCCGACCCAAAACACTTTTTCTTCAAAACTTTTAAGTCATTCATAAACAAGTAGTGTTTGTTAATCGTACATttctttaaataaaatttaatgcATTAGAAAGTACCCTTTGGGCATTTCGTTTTGATGTTATCAGTTCGATACATTTATAAGATAATGGGTCAAATATTGCCACTGCTACTTGTATGTTCTTCAGAAACTGCAAACCGCGCTCGTTAGATAAAGacaaagttaaaggaagcattgTTGTTTGTGAGAATGAAGTTGGAGTATCATCAGCCAAACAAAAGCTAGCACGCGTTAAAAAACTTGGTGCAGTTGGGATGGTTTTTGTTAGTGATGATGCAAGAGCAGTGGCTTCCTCCTACGGATCATTTCCAGTGGCTACGGTTAATCAAACTGATGGGAAAAAGATTATATCGTATGCTAAAAACGAAAGGTGAACATTGAACAAAATTATTTGCAAGTATAACTATGGAAATGGGTTGGCATATCCAACCCGCAAACCTGTTTAATTAAGCCAAGTCGACACGCTAACCTGTTTAACGCACTTTTATAACCCACCAACCCTTAATACGTTTACACCTTGATTACTACCCGCCAATCCGTtagataaatgggttaaacaCGATTTTAAGTGTGTGTGGGTTAGGCTTTTAATAATTTTGACATGCATAAAAAAATGGGTCGTTTTTGGGTTGAATAGTTCAACGTTAACCTGACACAATTGACACCCTACTTTTTTAACTAACTATATTGTGAAAACGAAAGGTGAATATTAAAAGGAATTATTTTGGGTACAATTATCGCTAGAAGCCTATTGTTGATCCATTAGGGTTGTACATCTAGTATGAACCTAACCGGACGGATGGACTGGCCACGTAAGGCCAACCAACGTGAATCAGTTTGGTCTTGGTTTACCTTTgattaacaaataaataaaagaacTGGTTCAGTTCTAGATCCAAACCGAACAATTCATGACTAACACGTTAGAGGGAATATGTGAAGG
The Helianthus annuus cultivar XRQ/B chromosome 6, HanXRQr2.0-SUNRISE, whole genome shotgun sequence genome window above contains:
- the LOC110945105 gene encoding CO(2)-response secreted protease gives rise to the protein MKTLQVLCRLIFLICLLRESKADETQSNGVYIVYMGSAANSRNNHNLLLTSLVERKRNAVVHNYQNSFLGFAARLTKEEANDIARQPGVVSVFPDPLLKLHTTRSWDFLQYQTSVETNLRPSDKYNYSSSNAASDIIIGIMDTGIWPESESFSDEGFGPIPSKWKGTCMQTDDFTAANCNRKLIGARYYKAGGAFNSPRDDHGHGTHVASTAAGNTIHKASYYGLAMGSAKGGFPGSRIASYRVCGVIGCQGSNILAAFDDAIEDGVDVLSLSLGASAADGPNFHRDPVAIGAFHATEKGITVVCSAGNDGPSTGSVVNVAPWILTVAASSIDRDFQADITLGDQTVIQGGGINFGELQTSPVYPLLYGNTAKRNSSKEIDARNCKPRSLDKDKVKGSIVVCENEVGVSSAKQKLARVKKLGAVGMVFVSDDARAVASSYGSFPVATVNQTDGKKIISYAKNERNPMATISPTVSVTQHKPAPIVPYFSARGPSFATKDILKPDVAAPGVAILASWPGNDSVVKLAGKNPPLFFILSGTSMSCPHVSGLAAMIKSQHPNWSPSAIRSAIMTTASQTNNMKNPITTNSGSLATPYDLGAGEVSLNPLHPGLVYETDTHNYLHFLCNIGYNITTIKKISSTIPTNFTCHTNSSISNMNYPSIAISKFNGTEIIIKRTVTNVGTVDGIYTASVEAPNGLEVNVVPNMLEFTESKKQLSYQVIFRADGGFDEDKFGSIIWSNDEYRVRSPFVVSSR